A stretch of Flexivirga aerilata DNA encodes these proteins:
- a CDS encoding ABC transporter substrate-binding protein, which translates to MFAKRSQLTAAGAVGVALALSGCGIGTTSLGLGGGAAQTGPSGSVSDQLAKLVPANIKAKGTLTVGTDASYQPNEFLARDGQTVQGMDIDLLTAAAQKLGLKLKFQNAKFDSIIPGVAGGKYDLATSSFTITPDRLKQVTMVSYFSAGTQWIAQKGNPKKVDPTNPCGLTVGVQTGTTQADEVAAINKDQCKSKPIKPVIEDLQSKVTTDLLAGKVDAMAADSPVALYAVKQTGDKLQAVGKITGAAPYGMVLPKDAIDLGNAIAQSFAAMVADGSYDKILAKWAQQSGAVDMFAVNPAVAG; encoded by the coding sequence ATGTTTGCAAAGCGCTCGCAGCTGACCGCTGCCGGTGCGGTGGGTGTCGCGCTCGCGCTCAGCGGCTGCGGCATCGGGACCACGTCCCTCGGTCTCGGCGGCGGCGCCGCGCAGACCGGTCCGTCCGGCTCGGTGTCCGACCAGCTGGCCAAGCTCGTCCCCGCCAACATCAAGGCCAAGGGCACGCTCACCGTCGGCACCGACGCGTCCTACCAGCCCAACGAGTTCCTCGCCCGCGACGGGCAGACCGTGCAGGGCATGGACATCGACCTGCTCACCGCCGCCGCGCAGAAGCTCGGGCTGAAGCTGAAATTCCAGAACGCCAAGTTCGACAGCATCATCCCCGGCGTCGCCGGCGGGAAGTACGACCTGGCGACGTCCTCTTTCACGATCACCCCCGACCGGCTCAAGCAGGTCACGATGGTCAGCTACTTCTCCGCCGGCACCCAGTGGATCGCGCAGAAGGGCAACCCGAAGAAGGTCGACCCGACCAACCCGTGCGGCCTCACCGTCGGCGTGCAGACCGGCACCACGCAGGCCGACGAGGTCGCCGCGATCAACAAGGACCAGTGCAAGAGCAAGCCGATCAAGCCAGTGATCGAGGACCTGCAGTCGAAGGTCACCACCGACCTGCTCGCCGGGAAGGTCGACGCGATGGCGGCCGACTCCCCCGTCGCGCTGTATGCCGTGAAGCAGACCGGCGACAAGCTGCAGGCCGTCGGCAAGATCACGGGAGCTGCGCCATACGGCATGGTGCTGCCGAAGGACGCCATCGACCTCGGCAACGCCATCGCGCAGTCGTTCGCGGCGATGGTCGCCGACGGCAGCTACGACAAGATCCTCGCCAAGTGGGCGCAACAGAGCGGAGCAGTGGACATGTTCGCGGTCAACCCGGCGGTGGCAGGCTGA
- a CDS encoding cholesterol oxidase substrate-binding domain-containing protein, with translation MTKPDPGTPGDPRHPRHAGRPGRPGLPEVPRRSLLAGVAASGLPVLLGVTPATAAERPAGYPTDASLYREVFRNWDGVVVSSALWTCAPRTRAELLAVVNWAYGAGWTVRPRGFRHSWAPLTVADGATDQQVLLVDTTQCLTATRMEGDAVRTEAGTRMDTLFAFLHQQRRSLLAAPAPGDVSVGGVLAVGAHGTGIPAKGEAHAPGRSFGTMSNQVLELRAIAWNPATGRYDEQTFSRSAPEAGALLAHLGRAFVTEVLLQTVPDYNLRCQSYTDIRSTELFADPSKVTSRSLTSLLDKAGRVGVIWYTFTQYPWVQVWTPTPNRPLLSRPTTGPYNFGFADNLPSPVPQLMGQLIAGMYWVAPAFGGAVLGTTASALTMALARDLWGPAKNFINFVKPTTLRVSAGSQAVVCRRADVQRVVHEFAESFSARLSAYQSRGQFPVNSCVEIRVTGVDDPADVATPGARVAELSPARPVDGRPELDTVVWLDILTMPGTAHEFDFFAENEQFIRTNYASYAVVRPEWSKRWATTPAGAWTDDAAMRGPIPAAFPQWDAAWATLDRLDPHHVFASELTTRLRGAS, from the coding sequence ATGACCAAGCCCGACCCCGGAACCCCCGGAGACCCCCGTCACCCCCGCCACGCCGGACGCCCCGGACGCCCCGGACTCCCTGAAGTCCCCCGACGCTCGCTGCTCGCGGGCGTCGCCGCCTCGGGGCTGCCCGTGCTGCTCGGCGTGACACCCGCCACCGCCGCCGAGCGGCCGGCCGGTTACCCAACGGACGCCTCCCTCTACCGCGAGGTGTTCCGCAACTGGGACGGCGTCGTCGTCAGCTCAGCCCTCTGGACCTGCGCGCCGCGCACCCGCGCCGAGCTGCTCGCCGTCGTCAACTGGGCCTACGGCGCCGGCTGGACGGTGCGCCCGCGAGGCTTCCGGCACAGCTGGGCGCCGCTCACGGTCGCTGACGGCGCAACCGACCAGCAGGTGCTGCTCGTCGACACCACCCAGTGCCTCACCGCGACGCGGATGGAGGGCGACGCCGTGCGCACCGAGGCCGGCACCCGCATGGACACCTTGTTCGCCTTCCTGCACCAGCAGCGCCGGTCGCTGCTCGCGGCGCCGGCCCCCGGCGACGTGTCGGTCGGCGGCGTGCTCGCGGTCGGGGCGCACGGCACCGGCATACCCGCCAAGGGCGAGGCGCACGCGCCGGGCAGGTCCTTCGGCACGATGAGCAACCAGGTGCTCGAGCTGCGGGCCATCGCCTGGAACCCTGCGACCGGGCGGTATGACGAGCAGACCTTCTCCCGCTCCGCACCCGAGGCGGGAGCGCTCCTCGCCCACCTCGGCCGGGCCTTCGTCACCGAGGTGCTCCTGCAGACCGTGCCCGACTACAACCTGCGCTGTCAGTCCTACACCGACATCCGCAGCACCGAGCTCTTCGCCGACCCGTCGAAGGTCACGTCGCGCTCACTGACGTCGCTGCTCGACAAGGCCGGCCGGGTGGGCGTCATCTGGTACACGTTCACCCAATATCCCTGGGTGCAGGTGTGGACCCCGACCCCCAATCGGCCGCTGCTCTCACGCCCGACGACCGGGCCCTACAACTTCGGCTTCGCCGACAACCTGCCCTCACCTGTGCCGCAGCTCATGGGACAGCTGATCGCCGGAATGTATTGGGTGGCACCGGCATTCGGCGGTGCGGTGCTCGGCACGACCGCGAGCGCGCTCACGATGGCGCTCGCCCGCGACCTCTGGGGGCCGGCGAAGAACTTCATCAACTTCGTCAAGCCCACGACGCTGCGGGTGAGCGCCGGCAGCCAGGCCGTCGTCTGCCGCCGCGCCGACGTGCAGCGGGTGGTGCACGAGTTTGCCGAGTCCTTCAGTGCGCGGCTCTCGGCATACCAGTCGCGCGGGCAGTTCCCGGTCAACAGCTGCGTCGAGATCCGGGTCACCGGGGTGGACGACCCCGCCGACGTCGCGACGCCGGGCGCCCGCGTCGCGGAGCTGTCGCCGGCCCGCCCGGTAGACGGACGGCCCGAGCTCGACACGGTGGTCTGGCTGGACATCCTCACCATGCCCGGCACCGCGCACGAGTTCGACTTCTTTGCCGAGAACGAGCAGTTCATCCGCACCAACTACGCCTCCTACGCCGTCGTCCGGCCCGAGTGGTCGAAGCGGTGGGCGACCACGCCGGCCGGCGCGTGGACCGACGACGCCGCGATGCGCGGGCCGATCCCGGCGGCCTTCCCGCAGTGGGACGCCGCGTGGGCGACCCTCGACCGGCTCGACCCGCATCACGTGTTCGCGAGCGAGTTGACGACGAGGTTGCGCGGCGCCTCCTGA
- a CDS encoding dTDP-4-dehydrorhamnose 3,5-epimerase family protein → MDIAPLDIAGAYVVTPRQFPDDRGVFMEGFRGDKLAEHLGHRLDVVQTNISVSSKGAVRGIHYADVPPSQAKYVTAVGGSFIDYIVDIRVGSPTFGQWASVELDTDTRRAVYLSEGLGHCLAAREDDSTAVYLCSEAYNPQREHGINPLDRQIALRFPDGIAPVLSPKDTAAPTLAQAEADGLLPSYADCLAYDDSLRTR, encoded by the coding sequence ATGGACATCGCACCCCTCGACATCGCCGGGGCGTATGTCGTCACGCCACGACAGTTTCCCGACGACCGCGGCGTCTTCATGGAAGGCTTCCGCGGCGACAAGCTCGCCGAGCACCTCGGCCACCGGCTCGACGTCGTGCAGACCAACATCTCCGTGTCGAGCAAAGGCGCGGTGCGCGGCATCCACTACGCCGACGTGCCGCCCAGCCAGGCGAAATACGTGACCGCAGTAGGCGGTTCGTTCATCGACTACATCGTCGACATCCGCGTCGGGTCCCCCACCTTCGGGCAGTGGGCCAGCGTCGAACTCGACACCGACACCCGCCGCGCGGTCTACCTGTCCGAAGGACTCGGCCACTGCCTCGCCGCCCGCGAGGACGACTCGACCGCCGTCTACCTCTGCTCCGAGGCCTACAACCCGCAGCGCGAGCACGGCATCAACCCGCTCGACCGGCAGATTGCGCTGCGCTTCCCCGACGGCATCGCGCCGGTGCTCTCCCCCAAGGACACCGCGGCGCCCACCCTCGCGCAGGCCGAGGCCGACGGGCTGCTCCCGTCATACGCCGACTGCCTGGCGTATGACGACAGCCTGCGCACCCGCTGA
- the rfbA gene encoding glucose-1-phosphate thymidylyltransferase RfbA: MKGIVLAGGTGTRLHPITRGISKQLMPIYDKPMIYYPLSTLLMAGIRDVLIITTPHDAEQFRRLLGDGSDWGINLQFAVQPSPDGLAQAFVIGADFIGDDSVALVLGDNIFYGTGLGTALRGNEALTGGHVFAYHVANPTAYGVVEFDSDGTVISIEEKPAQPKSSYAVPGLYFYDNDVVKIAGSLTPSARGELEITGVNDAYLRRGDLSVTVLPRGTAWFDTGTFEGLMGASQFVQVIEERQGYKIGCVEEIAWRNGWLTDDQLAALAAPLAKSGYGVYLHRLLEEPR; encoded by the coding sequence GTGAAAGGGATCGTGCTCGCGGGCGGCACAGGCACACGCCTGCACCCCATCACCCGCGGCATCAGCAAGCAGCTGATGCCGATCTACGACAAGCCGATGATCTACTACCCGCTGTCGACGCTGCTGATGGCGGGCATCCGGGACGTGCTGATCATCACCACCCCGCACGACGCCGAGCAGTTCCGCCGGCTGCTCGGCGACGGCAGCGACTGGGGCATCAACCTGCAGTTTGCGGTGCAGCCCTCCCCCGACGGCCTCGCGCAGGCCTTCGTCATCGGCGCCGACTTCATCGGCGACGACAGCGTCGCCCTGGTGCTCGGCGACAACATCTTCTACGGCACCGGGCTCGGCACCGCTCTGCGCGGCAACGAGGCACTCACCGGCGGCCACGTCTTCGCCTACCACGTGGCCAACCCCACGGCATACGGCGTGGTGGAGTTCGACAGCGACGGCACCGTCATCTCCATCGAGGAGAAGCCGGCCCAGCCCAAGTCGTCGTATGCCGTGCCCGGCCTCTACTTCTACGACAACGACGTGGTCAAGATCGCCGGCTCCCTCACCCCCAGCGCGCGCGGCGAGCTCGAGATCACCGGTGTCAACGACGCCTACCTGCGCCGCGGCGACCTGTCGGTGACCGTGCTGCCACGCGGCACCGCGTGGTTCGACACCGGCACCTTCGAAGGCCTGATGGGCGCCTCCCAGTTTGTGCAGGTCATCGAGGAACGCCAGGGCTACAAGATCGGCTGCGTCGAGGAGATCGCCTGGCGCAACGGCTGGCTCACCGACGACCAGCTCGCCGCCCTCGCCGCACCCCTCGCCAAGAGCGGCTACGGCGTCTACCTGCACCGCCTGCTGGAGGAACCCCGCTGA
- the rfbB gene encoding dTDP-glucose 4,6-dehydratase, which translates to MRVLVTGGAGFIGSNFVHLTNTSRSEVKMTVLDAFTYAGDRASLHGVGVDIVAGDISDAALVDRLVAESDLVVHFAAESHNDNSLAEPLPFVQTNLVGTYTLLEAVRKHDVRYHHISTDEVYGDLDLDDPERFTEATPYNPSSPYSSTKAGSDLLVRAWVRSFGVRATISNCSNNYGPRQHVEKFIPRQITNILDGVRPKLYGDGLNVRDWIHVDDHNRAVWTIIERGEIGQTYLIGADGEESNKRVVEQILVAMGKDASDYDHVTDRAGHDRRYAIDSTKLRTELGWEPGFSDFAAGLTDTIDWYRANESWWRPQKAAAEAKYADQAVIGSGR; encoded by the coding sequence GTGCGAGTTCTGGTCACCGGTGGTGCCGGTTTCATCGGCAGCAATTTTGTTCATCTCACCAACACTTCGCGGTCCGAGGTGAAGATGACGGTTCTCGACGCATTTACCTATGCCGGTGATCGCGCCTCGCTCCACGGGGTAGGTGTGGATATTGTTGCGGGGGACATCTCGGACGCCGCGTTGGTCGATCGATTGGTCGCGGAGAGCGACCTCGTGGTGCATTTCGCCGCCGAATCCCACAATGACAATTCGCTGGCCGAGCCGTTGCCGTTCGTGCAGACCAATCTGGTCGGCACCTACACGCTGCTCGAGGCGGTGCGCAAGCACGACGTGCGCTACCACCACATCTCCACCGACGAGGTCTATGGCGACCTGGACCTCGACGATCCCGAGCGCTTCACCGAGGCGACGCCCTACAACCCGAGCAGCCCCTACTCGTCGACCAAGGCCGGCAGCGACCTGCTCGTGCGGGCCTGGGTGCGGTCGTTCGGCGTGCGCGCCACGATCAGCAACTGCTCCAACAACTACGGCCCGCGGCAGCACGTGGAGAAGTTCATCCCGCGCCAGATCACCAACATCCTCGACGGGGTGCGGCCCAAGCTCTACGGTGACGGCCTCAACGTGCGCGACTGGATCCATGTGGACGACCACAACCGGGCCGTCTGGACGATCATCGAGCGCGGCGAGATCGGTCAGACCTACCTCATCGGCGCGGACGGCGAAGAGAGCAACAAGCGCGTGGTCGAGCAGATCCTGGTCGCGATGGGCAAGGACGCGAGCGACTACGACCACGTCACCGACCGGGCCGGCCACGACCGTCGCTACGCGATCGACTCCACCAAGCTGCGCACCGAGTTGGGTTGGGAGCCGGGCTTTTCCGACTTCGCAGCGGGCCTGACCGACACGATCGACTGGTATCGCGCCAACGAGTCGTGGTGGCGTCCGCAAAAGGCTGCAGCCGAGGCGAAGTATGCCGATCAGGCCGTGATCGGCAGTGGTCGCTGA
- the rfbD gene encoding dTDP-4-dehydrorhamnose reductase: MRWLVTGGRGMFGTDLTLLLKERGEQVVPVGSAECDIRSLDAVRDTMRDFDVVVNAAAWTAVDDAEAHEAEAFAINATGARNVALVARETDTRMVQISTDYVFDGTAREPYEPEHPQSPQSAYGRTKTAGEWAVRATNPDALTVRTAWLYGEHGPNFVKTMLRLAGEREELAVVDDQVGQPTWTRDLAKHVAALIDSGAPGGYYHGTTSGQTSWYGFALEIFTVAGLDASRVQPCSSADVPRAARRPTYSALVGHKHGVSVASPMPSWSDGVRRFLASRA; encoded by the coding sequence ATGCGCTGGCTGGTCACCGGTGGCCGCGGCATGTTCGGCACCGACCTGACGCTGCTCCTGAAGGAGCGCGGTGAGCAGGTGGTGCCGGTGGGCTCCGCCGAGTGCGATATCCGCTCGCTCGACGCGGTGCGGGACACGATGCGCGACTTCGACGTGGTGGTCAACGCCGCGGCCTGGACCGCGGTCGACGACGCGGAGGCGCACGAGGCCGAGGCCTTCGCCATCAACGCGACCGGCGCCCGCAACGTAGCGCTGGTCGCGCGCGAGACCGACACGCGGATGGTGCAGATCTCGACGGACTACGTCTTCGACGGCACCGCCAGGGAGCCCTACGAGCCGGAGCATCCGCAAAGTCCCCAGTCCGCCTACGGCCGCACCAAGACAGCAGGGGAGTGGGCCGTGCGCGCGACGAACCCAGATGCGCTGACCGTGCGGACCGCGTGGCTGTATGGCGAGCATGGACCCAACTTCGTCAAGACCATGCTGCGTCTGGCGGGCGAACGCGAGGAGCTGGCTGTCGTTGACGACCAGGTCGGGCAGCCCACGTGGACCCGAGACCTGGCTAAGCACGTCGCGGCTCTGATCGACTCCGGTGCGCCCGGTGGTTACTACCACGGCACCACGTCCGGTCAGACGTCGTGGTATGGATTCGCACTGGAGATATTCACCGTCGCCGGCCTCGACGCCTCACGCGTGCAACCGTGCAGCAGTGCCGATGTGCCGCGCGCGGCGCGGAGGCCCACTTACAGTGCGCTTGTAGGGCATAAGCATGGGGTCTCGGTCGCATCTCCGATGCCGAGCTGGTCGGACGGGGTAAGGCGCTTCCTTGCCTCGCGCGCTTAG
- a CDS encoding oligosaccharide flippase family protein, producing MQDRLRSGPIGRIFASARAGLGGRLLRTGLPTLVASGLIYLQPILGRSHLSVTEYSTWALGATVLSMGLILDFGGTAYSVAASASGTLTRAALTKAASMSVAGSAFVGLLSAAIWPSYQAAHHLALPGISGVLFFLSVTLAACLRSLTTIGMGILMAQDRDSLRAALLLGQATLQSVLLYAGLQIGSIWALPASSILASIATAPWFLRHRSLNKVGVAPSDSLNDLRSFAQIKIAFALLSLVLTQADRWVVGALITPTRLAAYDVTSRFAGIPRLVIAGIVGVLVAEASSNWSDYSKLKHIYSRSIVFCSAILIAATGGAATIALILGGTSLPWGLFWVMAAAFNLHAICTVGLSMTTGIGRPIYDLVFVLPAVAIAGGTWVMAATRSSQDLAELAVPIGLILWSPIFLAVVPAGLRPNGKHQAGVTSPDTPSNRTPASNRG from the coding sequence ATGCAGGATCGCCTGCGCAGCGGCCCGATAGGGCGCATCTTCGCGTCCGCTCGCGCCGGACTCGGTGGGCGCCTCCTCCGAACAGGACTACCAACACTTGTTGCGTCCGGCCTGATCTACCTACAGCCGATCCTTGGCCGTTCCCACCTGTCAGTGACGGAGTACAGCACGTGGGCGTTGGGTGCGACAGTCCTGTCGATGGGTCTGATCCTCGACTTTGGCGGAACGGCCTACTCGGTGGCCGCGTCGGCGTCGGGCACGCTGACTAGGGCGGCCCTGACAAAGGCCGCCTCCATGTCTGTCGCTGGGAGTGCCTTCGTCGGGTTGCTGTCAGCAGCGATCTGGCCTTCGTACCAGGCCGCCCACCACCTGGCGTTGCCGGGTATCAGCGGTGTGCTTTTCTTTTTGTCCGTCACTCTCGCGGCGTGCCTCCGATCGTTGACCACAATTGGCATGGGCATCCTTATGGCCCAGGACCGGGACTCCCTTCGCGCAGCCCTTTTGCTTGGGCAGGCAACCCTGCAGTCCGTGCTGCTGTACGCGGGGCTCCAGATTGGGAGCATCTGGGCTCTCCCGGCCAGCAGCATCCTCGCGTCTATTGCGACCGCGCCGTGGTTCCTTCGGCATAGGTCATTGAATAAGGTCGGGGTTGCGCCCTCGGACTCGCTCAACGACTTGCGTTCCTTTGCGCAGATCAAAATTGCATTCGCGCTGCTTAGTCTGGTCCTCACCCAGGCAGACCGATGGGTAGTGGGCGCACTTATAACGCCCACTCGCCTAGCCGCGTACGATGTTACGAGTAGATTCGCGGGTATCCCTCGCCTCGTCATAGCAGGGATCGTGGGCGTTTTGGTTGCAGAGGCGTCCAGCAACTGGTCAGACTACTCAAAATTGAAGCATATCTACTCGAGGTCGATTGTATTTTGTTCGGCCATACTGATCGCTGCAACCGGCGGCGCGGCCACCATCGCATTGATACTCGGGGGAACTTCACTCCCATGGGGACTATTTTGGGTAATGGCGGCCGCATTTAACCTACATGCGATATGTACCGTCGGACTTTCAATGACGACGGGAATCGGGCGACCCATTTACGATCTCGTCTTCGTGCTCCCTGCGGTCGCCATCGCTGGTGGAACCTGGGTGATGGCAGCCACGCGTTCGAGCCAAGACCTCGCCGAACTGGCAGTGCCGATCGGCCTAATCTTGTGGTCTCCAATCTTCCTAGCAGTAGTGCCTGCTGGTCTACGTCCTAACGGAAAACACCAAGCCGGAGTCACGTCCCCGGACACGCCGAGCAACCGAACGCCAGCTTCGAATCGGGGCTAG
- a CDS encoding O-antigen ligase family protein: protein MQTNAAAVASRRDAASEDPVEQASVGRISLSDRLLALSVAALPLQKAFTVDVGFPLKPTEILLIFAVATGILRAPAGYWRGPRIPRGIYFAVVGLGVTVVLATAWAYTGDIPPGPYSGFTRSVTADLVSYLFYGLLVIAAWIRLAKLPWKLFQRMFVVSIYVAAAGCLLQYILFKSNNLAAMRQFGFELVVGGAYGAPVPRNGTFFEGNYLGFYAVVALFVAVRSGRKLPVAAALACLAYSQSTGAVVGLAAGIAASAIFMANARWRFRIMVTALVTVAGLLMVAPARGFMLYQIQKLGGGSAQNADVTASADVRSTKADIAFRMIEHHPVVGVGPGRFGVWFQQYIGDAQLPVSYFTGKSRFIVENAYLQVGAELGLLGLAFLALVLWFSFRQATTVDPLTVAIVAAVAVMLNATPSWTTLTIWYSLAFVAALAFQKAAPRAPWHQGIFVARTSD, encoded by the coding sequence GTGCAGACGAATGCCGCCGCGGTGGCGAGCCGCCGCGACGCGGCCTCGGAAGACCCCGTCGAGCAGGCCAGCGTAGGGCGGATCAGTCTGAGCGATCGCCTCTTGGCGCTCTCTGTGGCTGCACTGCCGCTACAGAAGGCATTCACTGTCGACGTGGGATTTCCATTGAAGCCCACCGAGATACTGTTGATCTTTGCCGTTGCGACCGGAATATTGCGTGCTCCTGCGGGATACTGGCGTGGCCCCAGGATCCCGCGTGGCATTTATTTCGCTGTCGTCGGCTTGGGCGTGACGGTTGTCCTGGCTACTGCTTGGGCGTATACCGGTGATATACCCCCCGGGCCTTATTCGGGCTTCACTCGGTCTGTTACAGCAGATCTCGTCTCGTATCTTTTCTACGGGCTTTTGGTCATAGCCGCATGGATTCGCCTCGCAAAACTTCCGTGGAAGTTGTTTCAGCGCATGTTTGTCGTCTCCATATATGTGGCCGCGGCAGGGTGCCTTCTTCAGTATATACTGTTCAAGTCAAACAATTTGGCGGCAATGCGACAGTTTGGCTTCGAATTGGTGGTCGGGGGAGCGTACGGGGCGCCGGTGCCGCGAAACGGCACCTTTTTTGAAGGAAATTATCTAGGGTTCTATGCGGTTGTAGCACTCTTCGTGGCTGTTCGATCTGGTAGGAAGTTGCCAGTTGCTGCGGCTTTGGCGTGTCTTGCATACTCTCAATCGACCGGTGCCGTCGTCGGGTTGGCAGCTGGGATAGCTGCGTCGGCGATATTCATGGCTAATGCCAGATGGCGATTCCGAATTATGGTGACTGCGTTGGTTACCGTTGCCGGGCTTCTCATGGTTGCACCGGCGCGCGGCTTCATGCTGTACCAGATTCAGAAGCTTGGCGGGGGATCTGCACAAAATGCGGATGTCACCGCATCTGCGGATGTCCGGTCAACGAAGGCTGATATCGCCTTCCGAATGATCGAGCACCATCCAGTGGTCGGCGTTGGCCCCGGGCGGTTCGGGGTTTGGTTCCAGCAGTACATCGGTGACGCTCAACTCCCGGTGTCATATTTCACGGGAAAAAGCCGTTTCATCGTCGAGAATGCGTACTTGCAGGTGGGTGCAGAGCTGGGCCTTCTCGGACTCGCGTTCCTCGCGCTCGTCCTGTGGTTCTCGTTCCGCCAAGCCACCACAGTTGATCCGCTGACTGTTGCGATTGTTGCCGCTGTCGCGGTGATGTTGAACGCGACGCCATCATGGACTACCTTAACCATTTGGTATTCGCTGGCTTTCGTGGCCGCGCTTGCGTTTCAGAAGGCGGCACCTCGCGCCCCCTGGCACCAAGGCATCTTCGTAGCGCGCACGTCCGATTAG
- a CDS encoding polysaccharide pyruvyl transferase family protein — protein sequence MRVVLLHAYSATNAGDGLLVEEALDLIDEALPGSSVTVAAQHPETFPARPGVEIIDAGFSKRGPGRDLARLLCTLGDYDLIVGVGGGYLRSRDCLEGLKTVFAHGPQLIAASRSKRPTFYLPQSVGPLNGGSRALFIPPMRRLRSVFLRDDRSVTESGLDNAVRFPDMALLTRSYAPRDGRIVDPRPVLSVRKVHGKSVAALRTLATRFNSFDGYVQSTGAGNDDSAAVAELGPEQIIPRDLIMARSGPRRVVVAVRLHAALMAINAGHYVVHLAYERKGFGAFEDLGLPEYVHNVSSFDVQAVKDQVVALLSDAPVRADYDAKITASRTALAKRRDSLVKLLRESVDR from the coding sequence ATGCGAGTAGTTCTTCTCCACGCCTACAGCGCGACGAATGCTGGCGACGGACTGCTTGTCGAAGAAGCGCTCGACCTCATCGACGAGGCCTTACCAGGTAGTTCGGTGACAGTAGCCGCTCAGCACCCCGAGACCTTCCCCGCCCGGCCTGGCGTCGAGATTATTGACGCCGGCTTCTCAAAGCGAGGACCGGGACGCGACCTCGCCAGGCTTCTATGCACTCTCGGCGACTATGACCTGATCGTGGGCGTCGGAGGCGGCTATCTACGGTCACGCGACTGTCTCGAGGGACTAAAGACCGTATTTGCACACGGTCCGCAACTGATTGCTGCCAGCCGTAGCAAGCGACCGACTTTCTACCTGCCCCAGAGCGTCGGTCCACTGAACGGCGGGTCGCGGGCTCTATTTATCCCGCCGATGCGGCGGCTTCGTTCGGTCTTCCTGCGCGACGACCGCAGCGTTACCGAGAGCGGCTTGGACAACGCGGTGCGGTTTCCGGACATGGCACTACTGACCCGCTCCTACGCCCCGCGCGACGGACGGATCGTTGATCCACGGCCTGTCCTGTCTGTGCGCAAAGTCCATGGAAAGTCTGTCGCGGCACTGCGCACTCTTGCGACGAGGTTCAACTCTTTCGACGGCTATGTCCAGAGCACGGGAGCGGGCAACGACGACAGCGCTGCTGTCGCCGAACTCGGGCCAGAACAGATCATCCCTCGCGACCTCATCATGGCCAGATCAGGGCCCCGTCGCGTCGTAGTGGCTGTCAGGCTGCACGCCGCGCTCATGGCGATAAACGCTGGACACTACGTCGTGCATCTTGCATATGAACGAAAAGGCTTTGGTGCGTTTGAAGATCTCGGACTTCCCGAGTATGTGCACAACGTATCTTCTTTCGACGTTCAAGCAGTTAAGGACCAAGTCGTGGCGTTGCTCTCGGACGCCCCGGTACGGGCCGACTATGACGCCAAAATCACCGCATCTAGGACTGCCCTGGCAAAACGTCGGGACAGCCTGGTTAAGTTACTGCGCGAAAGCGTAGACCGTTGA